Genomic DNA from Pseudomonadota bacterium:
CAGGGTCGAAGGTTGTGAGGTGGCGGATCTTGCGAATGCCCATGCGGCGGTCGACCGCCAGCGGCTTCCCGAGCTCCGGTTCGGTCTCGGTATGCTCTCGCGGAAAGTCTACAACGCCGAGCAGAATGTCATCGGCGCGCTTGCGCAGACGTTCGACTTCGGCAAGCTCGAGGACGTCGTTCACGCGAACGAAACCGTCTTGCCAGAACGCATCGACCTGCTGGGCATTTATCAGGGGCGTACTCTGCATCGTTGCGCCGTCTTTCAACGAACGAAGCAAGAATCCTACCCCGAAGGCCCCGCGGTCTGCCGTCAGGTTTTCAGAGACCTGAAGCCCCCGCAGACCCCGGCTAGCGGTGCTTCGAGCGCAGACGGCCTTGCATGGCGAGGGCGGCGGGCTCGATGATCCAGCTCAGCTCGACGTCGCACGCGCGCGCAATGGCCGCTACACGCGCCACATCGAGATGGACCACGTCACCGTTCTCGAGCTTCGAGACCGGATTGGCCGCTGTATAGCCACACTGCACCGCCACCTCTACCTGAGACAGGCCGGCTGCGAGCCGAGCCTCTCGGATGCGTTGGCCGACTGCCAGGCGGATGGATTCAAAATCGAGTGGTTTTCTCTTCTTTGCCATGGGGATGGGCATTCGCTGCTTTGCTCGAAGCCCCTCCTCGATATGAGAATATTTTTTTTTCATATCGAACAAATGCATTGACCCAAACACGCCGGCACAGCAGCCGTCATGC
This window encodes:
- a CDS encoding XRE family transcriptional regulator, which codes for MHLFDMKKKYSHIEEGLRAKQRMPIPMAKKRKPLDFESIRLAVGQRIREARLAAGLSQVEVAVQCGYTAANPVSKLENGDVVHLDVARVAAIARACDVELSWIIEPAALAMQGRLRSKHR